In Oncorhynchus keta strain PuntledgeMale-10-30-2019 chromosome 19, Oket_V2, whole genome shotgun sequence, a single genomic region encodes these proteins:
- the LOC118398170 gene encoding uncharacterized protein LOC118398170 isoform X3, with protein sequence MWSYFKPLLFFLTIPLTSSATVRRVSVPEEHRLYLACSGTVDLQWRHQVNRIIVTKQGQSVTYTNQQKYDLQPDGSLVIKELEPSDSGDYHCNDLLVADVEVLKGKNFAVSAGRTLLLPCIVSSKGKRRWFFRKDSHAKREPILTLFKNGTMKKERKEPQKRFSCDEDGSLQILNLQPEDSGEYLCNGEKAAKVTVLTDHFNIQSTTALMQTDVVGRENRETRPIKVVTIIAVIGLCLMVLLAGLLCNLLKGRLRERRKKCSTVTGHKQEGTELQTRCLSNLGSDITQSDGEESSSHVEDTEVQYASLGRENWRERLKVQGDQHHVIYSTVVTARPAFQGLERITH encoded by the exons ATGTGGAGCTATTTCAAGCCTTTGTTGTTTTTTCTAACGATTCCCCTCACCTCTAGTGcaacag TGAGAAGAGTCTCAGTGCCTGAGGAGCATCGCCTGTACCTGGCCTGCAGTGGCACTGTTGACTTACAGTGGCGACACCAGGTCAACAGGATCATAGTCACCAAACAAGGCCAGTCGGTTACTTACACGAACCAACAGAAATATGACCTCCAGCCTGATGGATCTCTGGTTATTAAAGAGCTGGAGCCATCCGACTCTGGGGACTACCACTGCAACGACCTGCTAGTGGCAGACGTGGAGGTACTGAAAG GCAAAAACTTTGCGGTTTCTGCTGGACGAACCCTATTGCTTCCCTGTATAGTATCTAGCAAAGGCAAGCGGAGGTGGTTCTTCAGGAAAGATAGTCATGCGAAACGAGAACCCATCTTGACTCTGTTCAAGAATGGGACCATGAAAAAGGAGCGAAAGGAACCCCAGAAAAGGTTTTCCTGTGATGAAGATGGTTCCCTGCAGATTCTCAATCTGCAACCAGAGGACTCTGGAGAGTACCTGTGTAATGGAGAAAAGGCAGCCAAAGTAACGGTGTTGACAG ATCATTTCAACATCCAGAGTACCACTGCTCTTATGCAAACAG ATGTTgttgggagagagaacagggagacacGCCCTATAAAAG TTGTGACGATAATAGCTGTCATTGGACTATGCCTCATGGTGCTTCTGGCTGGTCTGCTGTGCAATTTGCTGAAAGGAAGActgagagaaagaagaaagaaatgcAGTACAG TGACAGGACACAAGCAGGAAGGAACTGAACTCCAGACTAGGTGCTTGTCAAATCTAG GGTCTGATATCACACAAAGTGATGGAGAAGAA agcTCTTCTCATGTGGAAGACACTGAGGTTCAGTATGCATCTCTGGGTCGGGAGAACTGGAGGGAAAGATTGAAGGTACAGGGAGACCAGCATCACGTCATCTATTCCACTGTGGTCACTGCTAGACCAGCATTCCAGGGTTTGGAGAGAATAACACATTGA
- the LOC118398170 gene encoding uncharacterized protein LOC118398170 isoform X2 — MWSYFKPLLFFLTIPLTSSATGTVRRVSVPEEHRLYLACSGTVDLQWRHQVNRIIVTKQGQSVTYTNQQKYDLQPDGSLVIKELEPSDSGDYHCNDLLVADVEVLKGKNFAVSAGRTLLLPCIVSSKGKRRWFFRKDSHAKREPILTLFKNGTMKKERKEPQKRFSCDEDGSLQILNLQPEDSGEYLCNGEKAAKVTVLTDHFNIQSTTALMQTDVVGRENRETRPIKVVTIIAVIGLCLMVLLAGLLCNLLKGRLRERRKKCMTGHKQEGTELQTRCLSNLGSDITQSDGEESSSHVEDTEVQYASLGRENWRERLKVQGDQHHVIYSTVVTARPAFQGLERITH; from the exons ATGTGGAGCTATTTCAAGCCTTTGTTGTTTTTTCTAACGATTCCCCTCACCTCTAGTGcaacaggtacag TGAGAAGAGTCTCAGTGCCTGAGGAGCATCGCCTGTACCTGGCCTGCAGTGGCACTGTTGACTTACAGTGGCGACACCAGGTCAACAGGATCATAGTCACCAAACAAGGCCAGTCGGTTACTTACACGAACCAACAGAAATATGACCTCCAGCCTGATGGATCTCTGGTTATTAAAGAGCTGGAGCCATCCGACTCTGGGGACTACCACTGCAACGACCTGCTAGTGGCAGACGTGGAGGTACTGAAAG GCAAAAACTTTGCGGTTTCTGCTGGACGAACCCTATTGCTTCCCTGTATAGTATCTAGCAAAGGCAAGCGGAGGTGGTTCTTCAGGAAAGATAGTCATGCGAAACGAGAACCCATCTTGACTCTGTTCAAGAATGGGACCATGAAAAAGGAGCGAAAGGAACCCCAGAAAAGGTTTTCCTGTGATGAAGATGGTTCCCTGCAGATTCTCAATCTGCAACCAGAGGACTCTGGAGAGTACCTGTGTAATGGAGAAAAGGCAGCCAAAGTAACGGTGTTGACAG ATCATTTCAACATCCAGAGTACCACTGCTCTTATGCAAACAG ATGTTgttgggagagagaacagggagacacGCCCTATAAAAG TTGTGACGATAATAGCTGTCATTGGACTATGCCTCATGGTGCTTCTGGCTGGTCTGCTGTGCAATTTGCTGAAAGGAAGActgagagaaagaagaaagaaatgcA TGACAGGACACAAGCAGGAAGGAACTGAACTCCAGACTAGGTGCTTGTCAAATCTAG GGTCTGATATCACACAAAGTGATGGAGAAGAA agcTCTTCTCATGTGGAAGACACTGAGGTTCAGTATGCATCTCTGGGTCGGGAGAACTGGAGGGAAAGATTGAAGGTACAGGGAGACCAGCATCACGTCATCTATTCCACTGTGGTCACTGCTAGACCAGCATTCCAGGGTTTGGAGAGAATAACACATTGA
- the LOC118398170 gene encoding uncharacterized protein LOC118398170 isoform X1: MWSYFKPLLFFLTIPLTSSATGTVRRVSVPEEHRLYLACSGTVDLQWRHQVNRIIVTKQGQSVTYTNQQKYDLQPDGSLVIKELEPSDSGDYHCNDLLVADVEVLKGKNFAVSAGRTLLLPCIVSSKGKRRWFFRKDSHAKREPILTLFKNGTMKKERKEPQKRFSCDEDGSLQILNLQPEDSGEYLCNGEKAAKVTVLTDHFNIQSTTALMQTDVVGRENRETRPIKVVTIIAVIGLCLMVLLAGLLCNLLKGRLRERRKKCSTVTGHKQEGTELQTRCLSNLGSDITQSDGEESSSHVEDTEVQYASLGRENWRERLKVQGDQHHVIYSTVVTARPAFQGLERITH, encoded by the exons ATGTGGAGCTATTTCAAGCCTTTGTTGTTTTTTCTAACGATTCCCCTCACCTCTAGTGcaacaggtacag TGAGAAGAGTCTCAGTGCCTGAGGAGCATCGCCTGTACCTGGCCTGCAGTGGCACTGTTGACTTACAGTGGCGACACCAGGTCAACAGGATCATAGTCACCAAACAAGGCCAGTCGGTTACTTACACGAACCAACAGAAATATGACCTCCAGCCTGATGGATCTCTGGTTATTAAAGAGCTGGAGCCATCCGACTCTGGGGACTACCACTGCAACGACCTGCTAGTGGCAGACGTGGAGGTACTGAAAG GCAAAAACTTTGCGGTTTCTGCTGGACGAACCCTATTGCTTCCCTGTATAGTATCTAGCAAAGGCAAGCGGAGGTGGTTCTTCAGGAAAGATAGTCATGCGAAACGAGAACCCATCTTGACTCTGTTCAAGAATGGGACCATGAAAAAGGAGCGAAAGGAACCCCAGAAAAGGTTTTCCTGTGATGAAGATGGTTCCCTGCAGATTCTCAATCTGCAACCAGAGGACTCTGGAGAGTACCTGTGTAATGGAGAAAAGGCAGCCAAAGTAACGGTGTTGACAG ATCATTTCAACATCCAGAGTACCACTGCTCTTATGCAAACAG ATGTTgttgggagagagaacagggagacacGCCCTATAAAAG TTGTGACGATAATAGCTGTCATTGGACTATGCCTCATGGTGCTTCTGGCTGGTCTGCTGTGCAATTTGCTGAAAGGAAGActgagagaaagaagaaagaaatgcAGTACAG TGACAGGACACAAGCAGGAAGGAACTGAACTCCAGACTAGGTGCTTGTCAAATCTAG GGTCTGATATCACACAAAGTGATGGAGAAGAA agcTCTTCTCATGTGGAAGACACTGAGGTTCAGTATGCATCTCTGGGTCGGGAGAACTGGAGGGAAAGATTGAAGGTACAGGGAGACCAGCATCACGTCATCTATTCCACTGTGGTCACTGCTAGACCAGCATTCCAGGGTTTGGAGAGAATAACACATTGA